The Apibacter raozihei DNA segment CAAACCAATGATTCAAAAATCAAAATTTTAGTTATTCCGACAAATGAAGAGCTGGAAATAGCTAATGAAGCTCTAAAATTTATATCTTAAGACAGATATTACTATAAATAAAAAAAACTCCTGAAATTCAGGAGTTTTTTTTATTTATAGTAAATTGAAAACTTATTTTGTATAAACAACCTCGATACCTTCTTGTTGAGGCAATGTTTTCCTTTTAACATCTTCAGGTTTAACATCAGCATTCACTTTTCCGGCATTTTCTGCAATTCCGTATGTCAGCCAATAAGGTAATATGCTAATAAGAAATGTCAGACACCAGAAACCAGCTAATGCAATAGTTAAAAATAATAAAAAACCTACAAATTTAGCGAAAGGCCATACACCGATGTAAAGTAATGTTGTCATATTTTTATAAATATTATTTTTCCAAATGTAATAATTAATTTTAGTTTGTCAAAAATTATTTTGAATATACAAAAAAATAGCTCTTAGTGAATGGAAGCTAAAACTTTATTAGTGTTAACAATAGCTAGTTCATTTTTATAATCAATCCATTTTTGGCCTTTTTGCTTTCGCATATAATTATCATAAATTCTTTTAACGAAAATATTTAAAACTGCGTTGGTGAAATTAGCAGGTTTTAATGCTAAAGAACGTAAACTCATAGAAAACCCAGGGGTAAGATATTGCATATAATGCCACCAGCCTTCCGGCATATAAAGCATTTCTCCGTGACTTAATCTTGCACGGTAAGGGGTTACGTGTTTTAGTCCCGGCCATTTTTCAAAATCCGGATGATCAAAATCTATATCTTCCCTACATATAGTAGCATAGGGAATTTTATACATAAATTTTGTATCATTAGGAGACATGAGAATACATTGTTTCTCACCATCAAAATGAAAATGTAAAATATTAGCCAAATCAATGTCAAAATGCATAAAAACATTGGAGCCCTGACCACCGAAAAAAAGCATAGGTAAATCTTTTATTGGTAATTTCAGCCCTAGGTCAGGAAAGAAAAAGTCTTTTTGCATATCAGGAACCTGCTTAATAAGATTAAATAAAAAAATACGCAGATCCGTTGGTCCTTTTAGAAGCATATCAACATAATCAGACATTTTCATTCGGGCATCAGGCTCATTTACTTTTTTATCAGCACTTACAGGATCATTATTATATAAAGGAACAATTTTATCACCTGCAACCTGCTTAATATAATCAAAACTCCATTTTTTATAGGCCGGCCATTCCTCTGTTAGTTTTTCAACTACAACCGGAGTCTGAGTTTTGTAATATTTTTGATAAAAATCCTGTTTTGATATAGTTTTTACTCTTTCAATTTCTCTGTATTTAAACATTTAATAATAGTTTTTTAAGGTTGGTTTAATAGTTTTATTTAGAGTTCATTAAATCTTCAATTTCTTCAATTTCAATAGGTATATTTCTCATCAAGTTATAAGGTTCTCCATTAGATTGGATAACGACATCATCTTCAATTCTTATTCCAAAACCTTCTTCCGGAATATAAATTCCAGGTTCTACAGTAAAAACCATATTGGGTACAAAGGTTTCAGTAAGTATTCCGTAATCATGAGTATCCAGTCCCATATGATGTGAATTACCATGCATAAAATATTTTTTATATGCCGGCCATTTTGGATCCTCATTTTTTATATCTTCTCTGGTCAACAATCCAAGCTTTAATAATTCTTCTGTCATAATTTTCCCAACCTCAATATGATAACTATACCAGTTATTCCCGGTAATTAATAACTTGGTAGATTCATTTTTTACATTCATTACAGCTTGATAAACTTCTTTTTGTCTATCCGAATAGATTCCGTTTACAGGAATAGTTCTGGTCATATCCGAAGAATAATTTGCATATTCAGCACCAACATCCAAAAGTATCAGTTCACCATCCTTACAATCTTTATTATTTTGAATATAATGTAAAACGTTGCTATTTTTTCCAGATGCAATAATTGGTGTATAAGCCCATCCTTTCGATCTATTGGTCATAAATTCATGAAGTAATTCAGCTTCAATTTCATATTCCCATACACCAGGTTTAACAAATGGTAAAATTCTTCGAAATCCTTTTTCAGTAATATTACAAGCTTTTTGAATCAGTTCAATTTCTTCAGGTTCTTTTATTGAGCGTAAATGCTGAAGAATAGGGTTACTTCTCAGATAATTATGAGCCCTGTATTTTTTCTGCAAATTTTTTATAAATCTGTCTTCTCGGGTTTCAACAACTTTTTCAGCACGATAATGTTCATTTATATTTATATAAATATTATCCATTTGTGGAATTACCGTTTCAATGATTTTATTGAAGTCCTGTAACCAATATACGTTTTTTATACCCGAAACATTATACGCCTGCTCTTTAGAATATTTCTCACCTTCCCAAACGGCTATATGTTCGTTTGTTTCTCTTACAAACAACATTTCTCTATGTTCTTCCAGATATGCATAGGGGCAGATAACCAATATTGATTCTTCCTGATCTATCCCAGAAAGATAAAATATGTCGCGGTGCTGTTGAAAAGGTAAAGTACTGTCTGCACTGATAGGATAAATATCATTGCTGTTAAAAAATGCTATGGATTTCGGTGCCATTTTCTGAACAAATTTTTGTCTGTTTTTGATAAACAAATTTTTGTCTATAGGAGCATATTTTGTTGTCATATATTTATATAAATTTTAGAATATCAAATTTACAGAATTAACTTTTAAATTATACATAAATTAATAAGTTAAGTATTAAAAACTTATAAATATGAAGATAATTATATTTAGTATAAAGGTTTTCCAATTTTTATGATTAAAAACTTAACTTAGCATATTAAAATTTTATAAATGATATTAATTGCAGACGGAGGTTCAACAAAATGCGACTGGGTAGTTGTAAGTTTTGATGGTAAAGAGATTAAAAAAATGGAATCTGAAGGACTTCACCCACGTTTTGTAAATTCAGAAATAGTAAGAAATGCACTTATAAATATGAAGGAGCTGATGGAACTTTCTTCACAAATTAAGTTTGTTTTTTTTTATGGAGCCGGTTGTTCTTCAGACGCGTTAAATAATATCATTAAAAGACCATTAAATGAAATTTTCGTAAATGCACAAATTAAGGTTGATCATGATCTAAAAGGAGCAGCTCTATCTGCATATTTTGGAAAACCTGCACTTATATGCATTTTAGGAACAGGTTCTAATGTTTGCTATTTTGACGGATCAAATTTAAAAAAAGAAACTCCTTCGCTGGGATGGATTCTGGGCGATGAAGGAAGTGGTGTTTATTTAGGAAAAAAGTTGTTGCATTCATTTTTTACAGATAAAATGCCCAAATATTTATCTTTGGCTTTTAAAGAAAGATATAATTTATCAATTGAAGATGTTTTAGAAAATGTATATCAAAAACCTAAGGCTAATTCCTATATAGCTACTTTTAATCGATTTATAGCAGAGCATAAAAGAGAACCTTTTATTTTAAATCTTGTTTATGAATCATTTAAAGCTTTTTTTGAAAATCAGGTTCTTATTTTTGCTGAAGCAAAATCGGTAGAGATAAATTTTATCGGTTCCATAGCCCATTACTATGAAGATATCATTAAAACGGTTGCTTCAGAATATCACGTTTCCGTTGGAGAAATTGTGAAAAAACCCATTGATAATTTGGTAAAATATCATTTAATTTATATTCTTCCTAATTTAAGAAAATAAATAAATAAAGTCAACTAGCGTAAAGATACAGCGACAAAGACATCCATATCAATATGATCTATATCTGTGGATATGCTCTTATATACATCAAAATCAGCACTATATTCTCTATTCAGTACAGAATCTTCTGCCCATATTTTTTGCCATACGCTTGCAACAGATGCAATGTTACCTTTCAGATTATATTTTAGAAAATTTCCTTGTGAAATAGAACAACTCGTCATCCCATCAGGAATAAAATCAATAGAATCTACTTTATAACCAATAATTGCCGTATATTCTCCTTTATAATCAGAAGCATAATCGGTATACACACAATATATATCTTCAGAAATACGATTAGTGATTTGATTTCTTATATTTTCAAGATAAAATCTTTCCCATAATACACCAAGATCTACAGATGCATTATTATCAGTATTATTTGTTCTTACAGAAATTCCAATGATTGAAAATTCCTGGATAGTTTCTAAATTTTTCATTGAATCTAAAATATTTGCTTTTAAGTTTATAATAATCGGTTACATTATTAATTAATTGTATTTGTATTTTTAAATCTAACAAAAAACATGAAAAACAAACCTATAATAAATGTCACTGACATAGCAAGAATCGAATAACGCATGTTTCCAGTTAAATCTATTAAAAGTCCGTAAATAAATGAACCTACAATTATAGCAAATTTTTCAATTACATCATAAAAACTAAAATAAGTTGTTGTAATATGCTGATCTTTTTCTGGAAGCATTTTACTATACGTAGAGCGGGATATAGACTGAATACCTCCCATAACCAGACCTACCATTCCGGCTACGGCATAAAAATAATATTCAATATTGGGATTGGTTTTATCAAGTAAGAAACCGGCAATACAAATACCTATCCAAATACAGATGCAAATAATCAGCACCATTTTATTACCAACTTTTTTAGATAAAGCCGAACAAAGATAAGCTCCGATTATAGCAATTAATTGTGTGAGAAGTATAGAGATGATTAGTTTAAAACTATTGAGGTTAATTTCATTGGCTCCGAATAAAGCAGCCATTAAAAAAATAGTTTGAATTCCGATAGAGTAGAAGAAAAAACTAAATAAAAAGTATTTCAAGTTTCTTATTTCGAATAATTCAGTTTGTATTTTTTTAAGATTAGAAAAACTGCTTAGTATAAGGCTTCTTTTTCTAACTCCTGATTGTTTAGGATTGTCAGGCAAAACAGAAAAAGTATATTGTCCGAATCCTAACCACCAGATTCCAGTTAAAATGAAACTTAAGCGGGTATAAAATCCTTTATTTTCAACATTAGCTACTTTTTCAATAAGAACAAGGCAAAGAATCAATAATATCATTGCACCTGCATACCCCATTATATAACCTTTTGCTGAAACTCTATCCTGTTCATCTTCAGTTGCTATATCAGGAAGATACGAATTATAGAAGACTAAACTTCCCCAAAAGCCAATACTTGCCGTAACATTAAGAAATAATCCATAGATTATTCTTGATTTATCCGTAAAAAAGAAAAGAGCCATGCAGGAAAACGAGCCTAAATAACAGAAAAATTTCAGAAATTTTTTCTTAGTACCTGTTACATCCGCTATGGAAGATAAAACAGGAGTAGATAAAACAACAAGAATAAAAGAAATAGTTAAAGAATAACTAAATAATGCATCAGGAGCAAAAAAATGGCCTAAAATTTCGATTTTTGATTGAATGGGCTCATCAAACCAGACATCCTGATATGAGTTGTATATTTTCTTATATGTGTCGGTTGTAAGACTTGAATAAAAAATAGGAAATATTGTTGATGTAATTACGAGTGAATATACAGAATTGGCCCAATCGTAAAATACCCAGCCTTTTATTATTTTAGGATCATTTTTTTTAAAACTCACAGTATTATTTTTAATATGTTTATAACGTATATATGTGAAAATTATTTCAAATTAAAGGAAAAATGGTTGATAAACTAATATATTTTTATTTATTTTAATTTCTATTTTTTCTGATTATTAGCTAAAAATTATTTTATATGTAACATATTTAGTTTAAAACCAGCTGTGTGTCATTTTAAAACAAAATTCAGGAATAAATTAGAGTTATTAAGTTATTAAATAAAAAAAAGCATTTTAATGATGGATTTAAATTAACGAAAGTTCAAGATAAGTAAGATTGGTATTAATGAGTAAAGAATCAATTTTAATAATTTTAAGTTTAAATGAAAAATTACGAACTTTGAAAAATACAAATTGTAAATTTTAGAAAATAATATGATAAATCAAGAAATAAGGTCATTAGAGCCACACAAGTTATGGAATTTTTTTTCTGATTTGAATGCAGTTCCGAGACCATCAAAAAAAGAAGAAAAAGTACGTGAATTTATTAAAAATTTTGGTAATTCTTTAAATTTAGAGACTTTAGAAGATAGAGTAGGAAATATTTTAATAAAAAAACCTGCAACTTCAGGCTTAGAAACTAAAAAAAAGGTGGTTTTGCAGTCTCATCTCGACATGGTTTGCCAAAAAAATAATGATGTAAATTTTGATTTCGACTCAGAGGGTATAAAAATGCAGATTGAAGGAGACTGGGTGAGTGCAGTAGGAACTACTTTAGGCGCAGATAATGGGATTGGAGTGGCTTCAATAATGGCCATTCTTGCATCAGATAATATTGAACATCCCGATATAGAAGCACTCTTCACCATTGATGAAGAAACAGGAATGACTGGAGCCTTTGGACTGGAGGAAGGTTTTTTATCAGGTGATATACTTTTAAATTTAGATACTGAAGAAGACGATGAAATTGACATAGGCTGTGCTGGAGGAATCGATGTTTCAGCTTTCAAAACGTACCCGCTTGAAACCGCTAACTCTCATGAAATTAGTGCAAAATTAAAAATTATAGGTTTGCACGGAGGCCATTCTGGAATGGATATTCACAAGGGATTAGGAAATTCTAACAAATTGGTCAGCCGTTTTCTTTATGCATTTCTTGATTCAGGTATTAAAGTTGAATCTTTCGATGGGGGAGGATTAAGAAATGCAATCCCTCGCGAAGCAACAGTTAAGTTTGTGATATCTAATGAAAAAAAGAATACCATCGAAAGTATTTTTGATCGGTTAAGAAAAGATATAGTAGAGGAATTCAAAAATATTGAAGAAAATTTAGAAATTTTATTAAGCTGGGAGGATTCACAAAATCAAACGTTAACTAAGGAGGATACTTTTACATTTGTTTCAGCTCTGACAGCATTGCATAATGGTGTTTTTAGAATGAGTCCTGAAATAGCAGATTTGGTTGAAGCATCTAATAATATAGCCAGAGTTGAACTTATCGATGGAAAAGCTAAAATTTTGTGTTTAACCCGATCTTCCGTAGAAAGTAGTAAATTATGGCTAGCTGATTCCTTAAAATCTGTTTTGAATCTTGCAGGAATGAATGTTGAATTTTCAGGTTCATATCCTGGATGGAAACCTAATCCTGACTCAGAAATTCTTAAAACTGCAATAAAAATATATCAAGATCAAAATTTAGAAAAACCAATGGTTATGGCTTGTCATGCAGGACTGGAATGTGGAATTATTGGTGAAAAATACCCTGAAATGGAGATGATATCTTTTGGTCCTACGATTAAAGGAGCTCATTCTCCTAAAGAAAAAGTCAGCATTTCATCAGTTCAGAAATACTGGATCTATTTACTTGAAATTTTAAAAAATATACCGGCAAGACATTAAAATTTATAAATATAAAGCCTGATTAAGTAATCAGGCTTTATTATTTTATATACTATATCTTTTTTATAATCGTTTTACAAATAAATGTTATACATGGTAAATCAAGTATTTTTTGTCCTTTTGCTTTTTTTTATGTTATTAACTGGATGTTCAAGAAATAAAGTTTCCAAGAGCAATGATAGCATTAACTTTATTAATTTTAAAAATGAAAAATCATTTGTAATAGCCAAAGGAAATACAATACAGAGTCGCTTTGAAGTACCTTCAGGATATGTAAGAACTTTAGTACAGGATAATTCGTTTGAACATTATTTACGTAATTTTCCATTATTGCCCGACACAGCAAAAGTATATTATTACGATGGCAGATTAAAACCTAAAAATATACATGCAGCGATTTTAAATATAGATATTGGTGACCAGAATTTACAACAATGTGCTGATGCTGTCATAAGATTACGTGCAGAATACTTATATGGTGAAAAAAGATTTTCTGACATTCATTTTAGTTTTAATAAAGATTTTAATATAGAATTTAAGAAATGGGCAGAGGGTTTCAGAGTACAATTTGTAAGAAATCAATTTAAATGGGTAAGGAAAGAGAATCCGGATTATAGCTATTCAAATTTTAAAAAATATTTATTTTATACATATATTTACGCAGGTACATATTCATTATCTTCAGAAATGAAAATAAAAAGATACGGAGATATGAAAATAGGAGATGTATTTATAAAAGGTGGATCACCGGGACATGCTATGATTATCGTAGATATGGCAGTTAATCCTAAAAACAATAAAAAAGTTTATATGCTGGCACAAAGCTACATGCCTGCACAAAGTATACATATAGTTAAAAATTTAAATAATTTGGATTTATCGCCTTGGTATGAATTAAATTTAGATGACGAAATAGTAAAGACACCGGAATGGAAATTCACGATAAGAGATTTAAAAGAGTTTTAAAATAATCGAGTATGCTCTTTGAGATAATTTTGAAAAGATGAAAGTTTTTAACAAGTAAAGAATTTTTTGTTGATAAAAAACAATTGATTTTTATTATGAAAAATGAATTTATTTCAATAATTCTTTTAATTTTGTAAGGAAAGAATCTACTCTGTGTTTCTTTCCTGAAACTATTTAATAACTAAAATTTAACAAAAAATATGTCAACGTATGTTGTTGTCGGCTTGCAATGGGGCGACGAAGGAAAAGGAAAAATAACAGATGTTTTAGCGGAAAAATCTGACTATGTAGTACGATATCAAGGAGGAAATAATGCCGGTCATACAGTATATGTAGGCGAAGATAAATTTGTACTGCATCTTCTTCCGTCCGGAGTTCTTCAGTGCAAAGGTAAATGTATTATAGGAAATGGAGTTGTTGTTAATCCGGAAGCATTTTTTAATGAAATCGATCAGATTGAAAAAAGAGGATTAGCAACCGATCATGTTTACATTAGCAGTCGTGCACACATTATCATGCCATACCATATTCTGCTTGATACTTACAGGGAAGAGTTTGCCGGTAAAAGTCAGATAGGAACAACTAAACGAGGCATTGGGCCTTGTTATGAGGATAAGGTGGCCCGGGTGGGAATTCGAGCCATTGATTTATTAAATCCTGAAATTCTTAAAGCTAAAATTGAGGAAAATTTATTGGTTAAAAATGCTTTATTCGAAAAGCTTTTCAATAAAGAACCGTTATATTTTGATGACATTTTTCAAAAGTACTACGAATACGGTCAGAGATTAAAAAACCGTATAATTGAAAGTGAATTTGAATTAAATTATGCCATTCAACAAGATAGTAATATACTTTTTGAAGGAGCACAGGCCTTAATGCTGGATGTTGATTTCGGAACATATCCTTATGTTACTTCATCTTCACCAACTACCGGAGGAGTATCTGTAGGAGCAGGAGTTCCTCCCACAAGCCTTCAAAATCTTATCGGGGTATCAAAAGCATATTGCACACGTGTAGGAAACGGACCTTTTCCTACCGAGCTTGAAGATGAAACAGGTGAGCATATAAGAACGATAGGACATGAGTTTGGTGCTTCTACAGGAAGGCCAAGACGTTGCGGTTGGCTGGATTTGGTCGCTTTACGATACTCTTGTATGATCAACGGAATAACTCATTTGGT contains these protein-coding regions:
- a CDS encoding cupin-like domain-containing protein, with the protein product MFKYREIERVKTISKQDFYQKYYKTQTPVVVEKLTEEWPAYKKWSFDYIKQVAGDKIVPLYNNDPVSADKKVNEPDARMKMSDYVDMLLKGPTDLRIFLFNLIKQVPDMQKDFFFPDLGLKLPIKDLPMLFFGGQGSNVFMHFDIDLANILHFHFDGEKQCILMSPNDTKFMYKIPYATICREDIDFDHPDFEKWPGLKHVTPYRARLSHGEMLYMPEGWWHYMQYLTPGFSMSLRSLALKPANFTNAVLNIFVKRIYDNYMRKQKGQKWIDYKNELAIVNTNKVLASIH
- a CDS encoding aminopeptidase P family protein, whose amino-acid sequence is MTTKYAPIDKNLFIKNRQKFVQKMAPKSIAFFNSNDIYPISADSTLPFQQHRDIFYLSGIDQEESILVICPYAYLEEHREMLFVRETNEHIAVWEGEKYSKEQAYNVSGIKNVYWLQDFNKIIETVIPQMDNIYININEHYRAEKVVETREDRFIKNLQKKYRAHNYLRSNPILQHLRSIKEPEEIELIQKACNITEKGFRRILPFVKPGVWEYEIEAELLHEFMTNRSKGWAYTPIIASGKNSNVLHYIQNNKDCKDGELILLDVGAEYANYSSDMTRTIPVNGIYSDRQKEVYQAVMNVKNESTKLLITGNNWYSYHIEVGKIMTEELLKLGLLTREDIKNEDPKWPAYKKYFMHGNSHHMGLDTHDYGILTETFVPNMVFTVEPGIYIPEEGFGIRIEDDVVIQSNGEPYNLMRNIPIEIEEIEDLMNSK
- a CDS encoding BadF/BadG/BcrA/BcrD ATPase family protein, encoding MILIADGGSTKCDWVVVSFDGKEIKKMESEGLHPRFVNSEIVRNALINMKELMELSSQIKFVFFYGAGCSSDALNNIIKRPLNEIFVNAQIKVDHDLKGAALSAYFGKPALICILGTGSNVCYFDGSNLKKETPSLGWILGDEGSGVYLGKKLLHSFFTDKMPKYLSLAFKERYNLSIEDVLENVYQKPKANSYIATFNRFIAEHKREPFILNLVYESFKAFFENQVLIFAEAKSVEINFIGSIAHYYEDIIKTVASEYHVSVGEIVKKPIDNLVKYHLIYILPNLRK
- a CDS encoding GyrI-like domain-containing protein; amino-acid sequence: MKNLETIQEFSIIGISVRTNNTDNNASVDLGVLWERFYLENIRNQITNRISEDIYCVYTDYASDYKGEYTAIIGYKVDSIDFIPDGMTSCSISQGNFLKYNLKGNIASVASVWQKIWAEDSVLNREYSADFDVYKSISTDIDHIDMDVFVAVSLR
- a CDS encoding MFS transporter; its protein translation is MSFKKNDPKIIKGWVFYDWANSVYSLVITSTIFPIFYSSLTTDTYKKIYNSYQDVWFDEPIQSKIEILGHFFAPDALFSYSLTISFILVVLSTPVLSSIADVTGTKKKFLKFFCYLGSFSCMALFFFTDKSRIIYGLFLNVTASIGFWGSLVFYNSYLPDIATEDEQDRVSAKGYIMGYAGAMILLILCLVLIEKVANVENKGFYTRLSFILTGIWWLGFGQYTFSVLPDNPKQSGVRKRSLILSSFSNLKKIQTELFEIRNLKYFLFSFFFYSIGIQTIFLMAALFGANEINLNSFKLIISILLTQLIAIIGAYLCSALSKKVGNKMVLIICICIWIGICIAGFLLDKTNPNIEYYFYAVAGMVGLVMGGIQSISRSTYSKMLPEKDQHITTTYFSFYDVIEKFAIIVGSFIYGLLIDLTGNMRYSILAMSVTFIIGLFFMFFVRFKNTNTIN
- a CDS encoding aminoacyl-histidine dipeptidase; the protein is MINQEIRSLEPHKLWNFFSDLNAVPRPSKKEEKVREFIKNFGNSLNLETLEDRVGNILIKKPATSGLETKKKVVLQSHLDMVCQKNNDVNFDFDSEGIKMQIEGDWVSAVGTTLGADNGIGVASIMAILASDNIEHPDIEALFTIDEETGMTGAFGLEEGFLSGDILLNLDTEEDDEIDIGCAGGIDVSAFKTYPLETANSHEISAKLKIIGLHGGHSGMDIHKGLGNSNKLVSRFLYAFLDSGIKVESFDGGGLRNAIPREATVKFVISNEKKNTIESIFDRLRKDIVEEFKNIEENLEILLSWEDSQNQTLTKEDTFTFVSALTALHNGVFRMSPEIADLVEASNNIARVELIDGKAKILCLTRSSVESSKLWLADSLKSVLNLAGMNVEFSGSYPGWKPNPDSEILKTAIKIYQDQNLEKPMVMACHAGLECGIIGEKYPEMEMISFGPTIKGAHSPKEKVSISSVQKYWIYLLEILKNIPARH
- a CDS encoding DUF4846 domain-containing protein, which produces MLLTGCSRNKVSKSNDSINFINFKNEKSFVIAKGNTIQSRFEVPSGYVRTLVQDNSFEHYLRNFPLLPDTAKVYYYDGRLKPKNIHAAILNIDIGDQNLQQCADAVIRLRAEYLYGEKRFSDIHFSFNKDFNIEFKKWAEGFRVQFVRNQFKWVRKENPDYSYSNFKKYLFYTYIYAGTYSLSSEMKIKRYGDMKIGDVFIKGGSPGHAMIIVDMAVNPKNNKKVYMLAQSYMPAQSIHIVKNLNNLDLSPWYELNLDDEIVKTPEWKFTIRDLKEF
- a CDS encoding adenylosuccinate synthase, whose amino-acid sequence is MSTYVVVGLQWGDEGKGKITDVLAEKSDYVVRYQGGNNAGHTVYVGEDKFVLHLLPSGVLQCKGKCIIGNGVVVNPEAFFNEIDQIEKRGLATDHVYISSRAHIIMPYHILLDTYREEFAGKSQIGTTKRGIGPCYEDKVARVGIRAIDLLNPEILKAKIEENLLVKNALFEKLFNKEPLYFDDIFQKYYEYGQRLKNRIIESEFELNYAIQQDSNILFEGAQALMLDVDFGTYPYVTSSSPTTGGVSVGAGVPPTSLQNLIGVSKAYCTRVGNGPFPTELEDETGEHIRTIGHEFGASTGRPRRCGWLDLVALRYSCMINGITHLVITKLDVLSGFETIKVCTAYETSEGKLIDSFPATTEKLEGYQAVYKELPGWKEDISNVKTFEELPQVAQEYLHFIEDYLGIDVYLVSVGPERSQNIIRTNIF